TGGGGGTTGCCCATGGCTACCGCCCCCAATTCGATGCGTTGCCCGGCCACTTCAACAGTATACGCATTCGCTTGCCCTGACGCGCGAAAAGGAATGCGTGCGGGCGCGAATTCCGGCCGGCCCATGTCCACGGTGATCTGGCCGTCCGCCTCGAAGCGGGGTGAGACCAGCCCCCCCCGGGTTTCCAGGGTGAGGCTGTCCCCCGGAACCAGACCCTCGTCGCGCAAGTACTGCGCCACGCAGCGCAAACCGTTCCCGCACTGTTCCACTTCTCCGCCGTCGGCGTTGAAGATGCGATAGCGGAAGTCGGCAGCGGGATCAACGGCGGGTTCCAGCACCAGCACCTGATCGCAGCCCACGCCGAAATGGCGGTCTGCCAGCAGGCGAAGCTGGGCGGCATTCAGGCGCAGGGGGCGGTGGAGGGCGTTGAACACAACGAAGTCGTTGCCCAGGCCGTGCATTTTGGTGAATTCCAATACCATTCGCTGCCTTGATACTGCTAACAGGCCGGGGCGATTTTACCAGCCCGTCGCGGACCCGGGTAGCCGCGGCCTCGGGAGGCGTTCAGGGGACCGGCACCCGCACTTCGTGCCGGGACAGTTCCGGCTGCAGGGTGATGTGTTCGATGCCGAAACGCTCGTGGACCAGGCTGTGCAGCTTTTGCAAGGTCTCCTCCCAGTGCGCCATCTCCGGCAGCACGATATGGGCGGACAGCACCACCATGCCGGACGACAGGGTCCAAATGTGCAAATCGTGAACCGAGTCCACCCCCTCCACCGCCGCCATGGCCTGGCCCACTTCGCGCAAATCCAGGTAGGGTGGCACCCCTTCCATGATGACGTGCAGGGCCTCCCGCAACAGGCGCACCGCAGAGAC
This sequence is a window from Gammaproteobacteria bacterium. Protein-coding genes within it:
- a CDS encoding diaminopimelate epimerase, with the translated sequence MVLEFTKMHGLGNDFVVFNALHRPLRLNAAQLRLLADRHFGVGCDQVLVLEPAVDPAADFRYRIFNADGGEVEQCGNGLRCVAQYLRDEGLVPGDSLTLETRGGLVSPRFEADGQITVDMGRPEFAPARIPFRASGQANAYTVEVAGQRIELGAVAMGNPHAVLEVPSVADAPVAELGPLLEGHERFPARVNVGFMEVMDDAHIRLRVYERGVGETLACGTGASAAVAVGRRQGRLRERVAVDLPGGRLIIQWAGGDAPLLMTGPAVRVFEGRIKL